A portion of the Oxynema aestuarii AP17 genome contains these proteins:
- a CDS encoding ABC transporter permease, translated as MMGIWSEASQTANFNLDSLDIFRYFLSVFIIRQLTVVWVIWTFEKEVVTGSLSPKLLQPVDPVWHPLSEHLSERLARLPFLIGLLLLFFAIYPEVFWIPSLSQFLLTAIAVVLVFSLRFLIQYTFALFSFWLERVVAIEQFWYLIYIFLSGMIAPLDVFPETLRQIVLWTPFPYLLYFPTALLIGLPVDIGRGFMVTIAWLLAFLIFNRWLWKQGVKRYSGMGA; from the coding sequence ATGATGGGAATTTGGAGCGAAGCCTCACAAACGGCCAATTTTAATCTCGATTCACTTGATATTTTCCGCTATTTTCTCTCAGTTTTTATCATCCGTCAATTAACAGTAGTTTGGGTAATTTGGACGTTTGAAAAAGAAGTAGTTACGGGCAGTCTTTCGCCGAAGCTTTTACAACCTGTCGATCCCGTATGGCATCCGTTAAGCGAACATCTGAGCGAACGACTCGCTCGATTACCCTTTTTAATCGGGTTATTGTTATTATTTTTTGCAATTTATCCCGAGGTCTTTTGGATTCCCTCTCTCAGTCAATTCTTGTTAACGGCGATCGCCGTCGTTTTAGTCTTCTCATTGCGCTTTTTAATTCAATATACCTTTGCTTTATTTTCATTTTGGTTGGAACGAGTCGTCGCGATCGAGCAGTTTTGGTATTTAATCTATATCTTTTTATCGGGAATGATTGCTCCTTTAGATGTATTTCCCGAAACCTTACGCCAAATCGTTTTATGGACGCCATTTCCCTATTTACTCTATTTCCCCACCGCTCTTTTAATCGGTTTACCCGTAGATATCGGTCGCGGATTCATGGTAACAATCGCGTGGTTGTTGGCGTTCCTAATTTTTAATCGTTGGTTATGGAAACAAGGAGTAAAGCGGTATTCTGGAATGGGAGCTTGA
- a CDS encoding ABC transporter permease produces MRRYLKVLSLFWKTAIAAELEYRFNFLMATLSSIGNLIGSCFSLFLFYRTGYSFAGWRWEESLIVLGIFTLLQGFSTIFLVPNLNRIVRQVQEGTLDFILLKPISSQFWLSSRIVSLWGIPDLIFGCILIGYGGSKIGIAPSNYLLGIIPIIFGTIVLYSLWFMLGSTSIWFVKIYNVTEVLRGLLEAGRFPMVAYPVAYRVFFTFIVPVAFLTTVPAETFLGRVNFPSILASLFLAIALFFTSNKFWRFATRFYTSASS; encoded by the coding sequence ATGAGACGATATTTAAAAGTTTTAAGCTTATTTTGGAAAACGGCGATCGCCGCCGAATTAGAATATCGATTTAACTTTTTGATGGCGACTTTGAGCAGTATTGGCAATCTGATCGGGAGTTGTTTTAGTTTGTTTTTATTTTATCGAACCGGATACAGCTTTGCGGGTTGGCGTTGGGAAGAATCCCTGATTGTTTTGGGAATTTTCACCTTATTACAAGGATTTTCTACTATTTTTCTCGTCCCCAATCTCAATCGTATCGTCCGTCAAGTCCAAGAGGGAACTCTCGATTTTATTTTACTCAAACCGATAAGTTCTCAGTTTTGGCTGTCGAGTCGCATCGTTTCACTTTGGGGTATCCCAGATTTGATTTTTGGCTGTATTTTAATTGGTTATGGAGGCAGTAAGATCGGAATTGCACCATCTAATTATCTGCTCGGAATCATTCCTATAATCTTTGGCACGATCGTGCTTTATAGTCTGTGGTTTATGTTGGGTTCTACCAGTATTTGGTTTGTCAAAATCTATAATGTTACGGAAGTTCTACGGGGATTGCTCGAAGCGGGACGATTTCCGATGGTCGCCTATCCCGTCGCTTATCGAGTCTTTTTCACCTTTATCGTTCCCGTTGCATTTTTAACGACAGTTCCGGCGGAAACCTTTCTCGGACGGGTGAATTTCCCCTCGATTCTCGCTTCCTTATTTTTGGCGATCGCCCTCTTTTTTACATCTAATAAATTCTGGCGGTTTGCAACTCGCTTTTACACTAGTGCTTCGAGTTAA
- a CDS encoding aldo/keto reductase translates to METKTLGHTNIEVGAIGLGAMPMSISGRPPESEAIAVIHRALDLGVTLIDTADSYCQDESDKHHSEQLIAKALQSYSGDKSRIFVATKGGLMRPGGTWKLNGDPKHIRGAIARSFEALGGDKPIDLWQYHAPDPAYAIAESLAPAKEAVEAGKIRYIGVSNFSVKQIEEARRVVEIVSVQNQYNPWHRNPETEGVLDYCEREGLTFFPWSPLGGSRRVGNLQDIRAIAQLATEKGVSIYCIVLAWLRAKSPCILPIPGASKVSSIEDSVRAIEVQLSPAEVRQIDDGI, encoded by the coding sequence ATGGAAACTAAAACATTAGGCCATACAAACATAGAAGTCGGCGCGATCGGATTGGGGGCGATGCCGATGTCGATTAGTGGCAGACCGCCGGAATCTGAGGCGATCGCCGTCATTCATCGCGCCTTGGATCTGGGAGTGACCCTCATCGATACGGCAGATTCCTATTGCCAGGACGAATCGGACAAGCATCACAGCGAGCAGTTAATTGCGAAAGCGCTGCAATCTTACTCCGGCGATAAAAGTCGCATTTTTGTAGCGACAAAAGGGGGACTGATGCGTCCCGGGGGAACCTGGAAGCTCAACGGCGACCCGAAGCATATACGAGGGGCGATCGCCCGCAGTTTTGAAGCCCTCGGCGGCGACAAGCCAATCGACTTATGGCAATACCACGCGCCGGATCCGGCCTATGCGATCGCCGAGTCCCTCGCCCCGGCCAAGGAAGCGGTGGAAGCAGGAAAAATTCGCTATATCGGCGTTTCCAATTTCTCGGTCAAACAAATCGAGGAAGCGCGCCGAGTCGTCGAGATCGTTTCCGTGCAGAATCAATACAATCCTTGGCACCGCAACCCGGAAACCGAGGGGGTATTGGACTATTGCGAACGCGAGGGACTCACCTTTTTCCCCTGGAGCCCCCTCGGCGGGTCCCGTCGCGTCGGCAATTTGCAAGATATCCGGGCGATCGCCCAACTGGCCACGGAGAAAGGGGTTTCTATATATTGTATCGTTTTAGCTTGGTTACGGGCTAAGTCACCTTGTATTCTTCCCATTCCCGGCGCGAGCAAGGTATCTAGTATCGAGGATTCAGTACGGGCGATCGAGGTGCAGTTAAGTCCCGCAGAAGTGCGACAAATTGACGACGGGATTTAA
- a CDS encoding CU044_2847 family protein, giving the protein MKHLVEFALEGGDSVFVEVDAAPQAADDRIGITDDIAEKAQKSFEVAIGKIQPVANAIIGKVRSLNEPADEVEVKFGIKMSADVGAVIASGKGEVNYEITLKWTNSK; this is encoded by the coding sequence ATGAAACACCTCGTTGAATTCGCCCTCGAAGGTGGAGACTCTGTTTTTGTGGAAGTAGATGCCGCCCCACAAGCTGCGGACGATCGGATTGGCATTACGGACGACATTGCCGAAAAAGCTCAAAAAAGCTTCGAGGTAGCGATCGGTAAAATTCAACCTGTCGCTAATGCCATTATTGGTAAAGTCCGCAGTCTTAACGAACCCGCCGATGAAGTCGAGGTCAAGTTTGGGATCAAAATGAGTGCGGATGTTGGCGCCGTCATTGCTTCCGGAAAAGGAGAGGTCAATTACGAAATTACTTTGAAATGGACTAACTCTAAATAA